In Erigeron canadensis isolate Cc75 chromosome 1, C_canadensis_v1, whole genome shotgun sequence, a single window of DNA contains:
- the LOC122599922 gene encoding receptor-like protein 12 translates to MLRISLILLLVFIINNNSIHVHCKTLKRDVKALNEIKASLGWRVVYAWVGDDPCGDGDLPAWSGVKCSTLGDYRVVTELEVYAVSIVGPFPTAVTNLLDLTRLDLHNNKLTGPIPPQIGRLKRLRILNLRWNKLQDVIPPEIGELKKLTHLYLSFNSFKGEIPRELANLPELQYLHLHQNRFIGRIPAELGSLQNLRHLDVGDNHLVGTIRELIRLEGCFPALRNLYLNNNYLTGGIPAQLANLTKLEILHLSYNKMSGIVPFGLAHIPKLTYLYLDHNQFSGRIPDAFYKHPYLKELYIEGNAFRPGVNPIGIHKVLELSDSDFLF, encoded by the exons ATGCTTCGTATTTCACTAATTCTACTACTcgttttcataattaataataacagcATTCATGTCCACTGCAAGACCCTTAAAAGAGACG TGAAAGCTTTGAATGAAATAAAAGCATCACTTGGATGGAGAGTGGTGTATGCGTGGGTTGGAGATGATCCATGTGGAGATGGCGATTTACCTGCTTGGTCTGGTGTCAAATGCTCCACACTTGGTGATTATCGTGTTGTTACTGAACT AGAAGTTTACGCCGTGTCAATTGTTGGGCCTTTTCCTACTGCTGTAACCAATTTGCTAGATCTTACTAGGCT GGATCTTCACAACAATAAGTTGACTGGACCAATTCCACCACAAATTGGGCGTCTAAAGCGGCTTAGGATACT TAATTTGAGATGGAATAAGCTGCAGGATGTCATTCCTCCTGAAATTGGCGAACTAAAGAAGTTAACACACCT ATACTTGAGTTTCAATAGCTTCAAAGGGGAAATACCTAGGGAGCTTGCTAATCTTCCCGAGCTTCAATATCTTCATCTGCATCAAAATCGTTTCATTGGGCGTATTCCAGCAGAATTGGGCTCCTTGCAGAATCTTCGCCATTT GGATGTTGGTGACAATCATTTGGTTGGAACAATAAGGGAACTAATACGTTTAGAAGGATGTTTTCCTGCTCTGCGCAACCT CTATTTAAATAACAACTATCTGACGGGAGGTATTCCTGCACAGCTTGCAAACTTGACGAAACTTGAAATTTT GCATTTATCTTACAACAAAATGTCTGGGATAGTGCCATTTGGACTTGCTCATATTCCCAAACTAACTTACTT GTACTTGGATCACAATCAGTTTAGTGGGAGAATTCCGGATGCCTTCTACAAGCATCCTTATTTGAAAGAATT ATACATTGAAGGAAATGCATTTAGGCCAGGTGTGAACCCAATTGGTATTCACAAAGTACTTGAACTTTCAGACTCAGATTTCCTGTTTTAA
- the LOC122599915 gene encoding protein TRIGALACTOSYLDIACYLGLYCEROL 4, chloroplastic — MRKLRWVRDGDGLWDMDVSTPVTLNGVARPIPGDPIPSVLGLSRGIRLSRPKQVDFFQRFMFMPFIPCHSTPPSSHNNNNNGGGFFLQRVITLPTFSLDRWFGTVLGQFNVQKFVSGIKKNGFRQPTDQSPWFQSIARHLSDKSLYAVDFCSEFFLSNDDSLLLSLESYGDDDFKTSRKKAVFHHRFPHHNLTLEAASPGLFVDNGGNFWDVPLTMSIDLASVASESGPSYHVCINHNAGPPKQFGNHQNGAVTASLQPGFSATAALSFKNGIDIWRSEAPKLKMVQPYDVFLSNPHISASGIVGAVMTACFGDNAVKAAPGDRFNGSNHKGFGLGARRGKCAILADSFATVSLSAQYGTFQKMFLDLTRVQALLDFPSGATFVSGAARVTKDLYDSRTPDLDIVQKICPSTTLSFQQQLAGPFSFRVDSGVELSLKKDDRLVKVKDPVFAIEYALQVLGSAKAVAWYSPRQKEFMIELRFFES, encoded by the exons ATGAGGAAGTTGAGATGGGTCCGGGACGGCGACGGGTTATGGGACATGGACGTTTCAACTCCGGTGACCCTCAACGGTGTGGCCCGGCCCATACCCGGTGACCCAATCCCATCGGTGCTTGGATTGTCAAGAGGAATTCGGTTATCAAGACCCAAACAAGTCGATTTCTTTCAGCGATTTATGTTCATGCCCTTCATTCCTTGTCACTCAACTCCTCCAAGttctcataataataataataatggcgGCGGCTTCTTTCTTCAACGTGTTATCACCCTACCTACTTTCTCCCTTGATCGCTG GTTTGGAACGGTGCTTGGTCAATTCAATGTACAAAAGTTTGTATCTGGTATCAAGAAAAATGGATTCAGACAACCTACTGATCAATCTCCGTGGTTTCAAAGCATTGCCAGACATCTAAGCGACAAGTCTCTATATGCGGTTGATTTCTGTTCAGAGTTTTTCTTATCAAATGATGATTCCCTTCTTCTTAGCTTAGAATCTTACGGTGATGATGACTTCAAGACGTCACGAAAGAAGGCAGTTTTCCATCACAGG TTCCCGCATCATAATCTAACTCTAGAAGCAGCTTCTCCTGGACTGTTTGTTGACAACGGTGGGAATTTCTGGGATGTCCCTTTGACAATGTCAATTGATCTAGCATCTGTTGCTTCTGAAAGTGGCCCAAGCTACCACGTTTGCATCAACCATAATGCTGGTCCTCCAAAACAATTTGGAAACCATCAAAATGGTGCAGTGACTGCCTCTTTACAGCCTGGTTTCTCTGCCACAGCTGCTTTGTCTTTTAAAAATGGAATCGACATATGGAGAAGTGAAGCACCAAAGTTGAAAATGGTGCAACCATATGATGTATTTCTCTCCAATCCTCATATATCAGCGTCAGGAATCGTTG GAGCTGTAATGACTGCGTGTTTTGGAGATAATGCGGTTAAAGCGGCACCAGGAGATCGCTTTAATGGTTCTAACCATAAAGGGTTTGGTCTTGGTGCAAGGAGGGGCAAATGTGCTATCTTAGCTGATTCATTTGCGACTGTGTCACTCTCAGCTCAGTATGGAACTTTTCAGAAGATGTTCCTTGATCTAACACGTGTTCAGGCTCTCCTCGATTTCCCTTCTGGTGCAACTTTTGTTTCAGGTGCTGCTCGTGTGACAAAAGATCTGTATGACAGCCGCACACCTGATCTGGATATAGTTCAAAAAATCTGCCCCAGTACGACCCTTTCATTTCAGCAGCAG CTTGCCGGACCTTTCAGCTTCAGAGTGGATTCTGGTGTAGAATTAAGTCTTAAAAAGGATGACAGACTTGTGAAAGTGAAGGATCCTGTATTTGCTATAGAGTATGCATTACAAGTTCTTGGTTCTGCGAAAGCTGTGGCATGGTACTCACCGAGGCAGAAAGAGTTCATGATCGAGCTGCGTTTTTTTGAGAGCTGA
- the LOC122579047 gene encoding protein GDAP2 homolog, translating to MYRHIAESESMTRGGQPSDSGDVVVTLDQVPRWSDGDFRYSYEIEDPSMHFPDPLASSSGVENSGKVSRFPVNRDVNSKIYLWRGNPWNLEVDAVVNSTNENLDEAHCSPGLHAAAGPGLAEECATLGGCRTGMAKVTNAYDLPARRVIHTVGPKYAVKYHTAAENALSHCYRSCLELLIENGLRSIAMGCIYTEAKNYPREPAAHVAIRTVRRFLEKQKDEITGVVFCLTTTNDTEIYKRLLPLYFPRDKKEEEIAISKLPADVGDENGETVIDERKIRIKPLPNIKKNIPKPPRASLDVPVSDQGLARRNSSYLESYLDPAFMSIIKDPDQRRKEQWERTARAQNGFNFAKLLGFGELGGPPLSAAEEYSLHSRYLAKANSLNLSEIAEMKILYRGGVDSEGRPVMVVVGAHFLLRCLDLERFVLYVVKEFEPLIQKPYSIVYFHSAASLQVQPDLGFMRRLQQILGRKSQRNLHEIYILHPTFGLKAAILALQLLVDGMVWKKAVYVDRLLQLFRYVPREQLTIPDFVFQHDLEVNGGKGLIVDPRTKYVYQRP from the exons ATGTACCGGCATATAGCGGAAAGCGAGTCCATGACTCGTGGTGGACAACCCAGTGATAGTGGAGATGTGGTGGTGACTCTTGATCAAGTACCTAGATGGAGTGATGGAGATTTTAGATATTCTTATGAGATTGAAGATCCTAGTATGCATTTTCCTGATCCGTTAGCTTCGTCTTCTGGGGTAGAGAATAGTGGCAAAGTTTCTAGGTTTCCGGTTAATCGTGATGTTAATTCCAAGATTTATCTCTGGAGAGGGAATCCGTGGAATCTTGAGGTCGATGCTGTTGTCAACTCCACAAATGAG AACTTGGATGAAGCACATTGTAGTCCTGGTTTGCATGCTGCAGCTGGGCCTGGTCTTGCTGAAGAATGTGCGACATTG GGTGGTTGCAGAACAGGGATGGCAAAAGTCACTAATGCATACGATCTTCCCGCAAg GAGGGTTATACATACAGTTGGACCTAAGTATGCTGTAAAATATCATACTGCAGCGGAAAATGCTTTGAGTCACTGCTATCGTTCTTGTCTAGAACTCCTCATTGAGAACGGGCTTCGAAG TATTGCTATGGGTTGTATATACACAGAGGCAAAAAATTACCCTAGGGAACCAGCAGCCCACGTGGCAATAA GAACTGTGCGGCGGTTTCTTGAGAAACAAAAGGATGAAATTACTGGTGTAGTCTTTTgcttaacaacaacaaatgaTACTGAAATCTATAAGAG ATTACTTCCTCTGTACTTTCCCCGAGATaaaaaggaggaagagattgcTATTTCAAAGCTTCCTGCTGATGTTGGAGATGAAAACGGTGAAACAGTAATAGACGAACGAAAAATCAGAATTAAGCCCTTGCCGAATATCAAGAAGAATATTCCTAAACCTCCACGAGCTTCCCTAGATGTTCCTGTTAGTGATCAAGGATTAGCTAGGCG GAACTCATCATATTTAGAATCGTATTTAGATCCTGCTTTTATGTCCATAATTAAAGATCCTGATCAGCGGCGTAAGGAACAATGGGAAAGAACTGCTCGAGCACAAAATGGGTTTAACTTCGCCAAACTGTTAGGGTTTGGTGAACTGGGGGGACCACCGCTTTCTGCTGCTGAAGAATACTCGCTACATTCTAGATACCTCGCCAAAGCAAATTCTCTTAATCTTTCTGAAATAGCAGAAATGAAGATTCT CTACCGGGGAGGAGTAGACAGCGAAGGTCGTCCTGTAATGGTTGTAGTTGGAGCACATTTTCTGCTTCGTTGTCTTGATCTTGAAAGATTTGTTCTATATGTAGTGAAG GAGTTTGAGCCCTTGATACAAAAACCATATAGCATTGTTTACTTCCATTCTGCTGCATCTCTACAAGT GCAGCCAGATCTGGGATTTATGAGGAGGTTGCAGCAAATACTTGGTAGGAAAAGCCAACGGAATCTTCAC GAAATATACATCCTCCACCCAACTTTTGGACTGAAGGCTGCCATACTTGCATTGCAACTATTAGTGGATGGCATG GTCTGGAAAAAGGCTGTATATGTTGATCGACTTCTTCAGCTTTTCAGATACGTTCCTCGTGAGCAGCTAACCATCCCCGATTTCGTGTTCCA GCATGATTTGGAAGTAAACGGAGGAAAGGGGCTTATTGTGGATCCAAGAACAAAGTATGTATATCAGCGACCTTAG
- the LOC122580996 gene encoding clp protease adapter protein ClpF, chloroplastic, translating to MSVTAISGSTNSSLCSGSANALNRSCLRTRKGQMMFGTEKGFLLHQCVRNVVFTGHQADVPGRCGMKRVEAGWLFKGGGGDQGSEAGLERSESANEDILIFFYQLDLATRVQYALNLEEYDIAKQLRNKLNEVEAEVIKQQETKRGLSSKSEAQDKGISLLRLRADLQNAIENENYAVAADIRDQMSKLEADSLAASIKAQAFEKAHFEFRLGQKVRHKKFGYRAVVCGMDPVCCETSLWMENAQVDQLTRGPDQPYYQVLVDVHEDPNLLVAYVPEENLLAPEEPDKARFDHPYTSFLFYGMDSAGDFIPVKQLREKYNRPRHEVPYDPQDDV from the exons ATGTCGGTGACCGCTATTTCAGGTTCGACAAATAGTAGTTTGTGTAGTGGGTCTGCCAATGCTTTAAACAGAAGTTGTTTGAGAACCAGAAAAGGACAAATGATGTTTGGGACCGAAAAAGGGTTCCTTTTGCATCAATGTGTAAGGAATGTAGTGTTTACGGGCCATCAAGCAGATGTGCCTGGACGATGCGGTATGAAGAGGGTTGAAGCGGGTTGGCTTTTTAAAGGTGGAGGAGGTGACCAGGGTTCTGAAGCAGGTTTAGAGCGTAGTGAAAGCGCTAACGAagatattttgattttcttttatcagTTGGATTTGGCTACTAGAGTGCAG TATGCTTTGAATTTGGAGGAGTATGATATTGCAAAACAATTGAGAAACAAGCTCAATGAG GTTGAAGCAGAAGTTATTAAGCAACAAGAAACAAAGAGAGGTTTATCTTCAAAAAGTGAAGCTCAAGACAAGGGTATAAGTTTGTTGCGTTTGCG AGCAGACCTGCAGAATGCAATAGAGAATGAGAACTATGCAGTGGCAGCTGATATACGCGATCAGATGTCCAAGCTAGAGGCAGATTCATTGGCTGCGTCAATAAAAGCCCAAGCCTTTGAGAAAGCTCATTTTGAGTTCCGTTTAGGCCAGAAAGTGAGGCACAAAAAGTTCG GATACAGAGCCGTGGTTTGTGGAATGGATCCAGTGTGCTGTGAAACAAGTTTGTGGATGGAAAATGCACAGGTTGACCAGTTGACTCGTGGTCCTGATCAGCCGTATTATCAG GTTTTGGTTGATGTGCATGAAGACCCCAATCTATTGGTAGCATATG TTCCAGAAGAAAATTTACTGGCTCCAGAGGAACCTGATAAG GCTAGATTTGATCATCCGTACACTTCCTTCTTATTCTATGGTATGGATTCAGCTGGAGACTTCATTCCTGTAAAGCAGCTGCGTGAGAAGTACAATAGACCTAGACATGAGGTGCCATATGATCCACAAGATGATGTTTGA